The Microplitis demolitor isolate Queensland-Clemson2020A chromosome 8, iyMicDemo2.1a, whole genome shotgun sequence genome has a segment encoding these proteins:
- the LOC103574199 gene encoding uncharacterized protein LOC103574199 has translation MSELLTAATEESTVLTNSLANSGTKWHFNPPAAPHFGGQWEAGVESVKHHLRRVIGEQLLTFEEMTTLLTQIEAILNTRPLCEITEDPDDLTMLTPGHFLIVEAPYLLPEPMLEGEQINRLSLY, from the coding sequence ATGTCGGAGTTACTCACTGCAGCCACGGAGGAGTCCACTGTACTTACCAACTCACTTGCCAACTCAGGGACTAAGTGGCATTTCAACCCACCTGCTGCACCACATTTTGGAGGTCAATGGGAGGCCGGAGTTGAATCGGTAAAACACCATCTACGCCGCGTCATTGGCGAACAACTGCTCACTTTTGAGGAAATGACGACATTGTTGACTCAGATTGAAGCAATTCTGAATACAAGGCCGCTCTGTGAGATTACTGAAGACCCAGATGATCTCACCATGTTAACTCCAGGGCACTTTCTCATCGTTGAGGCGCCTTATCTGCTGCCTGAGCCCATGCTAGAGGGAGAACAGATCAACCGCCTATCACTATACTAG